One window of the Thermodesulfomicrobium sp. WS genome contains the following:
- a CDS encoding putative zinc-binding protein, whose amino-acid sequence MSNCQCSCQGAPTLIFACSGAADVGALADAAARALTRQGKGRMYCLAGIGGRVSGIVATTQAADKILVIDGCPLECARKTLEEAGFSSMVHVQLQDLGFRKGESPVTEENVATVMDVAVARMGC is encoded by the coding sequence GTCAGGGGGCGCCGACCTTGATCTTTGCCTGCTCCGGCGCGGCCGACGTGGGGGCCCTCGCTGATGCCGCGGCCCGTGCCCTCACCCGGCAGGGCAAGGGCCGTATGTATTGTCTGGCGGGCATCGGCGGTCGGGTGAGCGGTATTGTGGCCACTACCCAGGCCGCGGACAAAATCCTCGTGATCGACGGCTGCCCTTTGGAGTGCGCCCGGAAGACCCTCGAGGAAGCCGGATTTTCCTCCATGGTGCATGTCCAGCTGCAGGACCTTGGCTTTCGCAAAGGCGAGAGCCCGGTCACCGAGGAAAACGTGGCGACGGTGATGGACGTGGCCGTTGCCCGCATGGGGTGTTGA